From Streptomyces sp. Edi4, one genomic window encodes:
- a CDS encoding bifunctional diguanylate cyclase/phosphodiesterase, which produces MAGGPSRARAPPAVRGTGMKPTESTAPAVRLRGFTGFSSRLTAVVTGLAGVALATGFSRALQRGDALFPGATTGWSLAVLSGVIVGHLVALGRERWWGGTGSGAALTIAVLLLYGWLPAALVSLAVVVLVGAARRDRWRQGVLHGAVDVLGAGAAGLVLAVFGVVPSVAEPWWPTRWSVTTVPEIVLAAGAYLLCTRTLLWYALAPRGGLPTVARTALLRQGLVAIALLGIAPLICVVAMAVPILLPLFAVPLVALDSTLWIARARAEEQLRDPLTGLPNRQWLLERTWAALEQAENSATRSALVLIDLDRFRSVNDTLGHLAGDRLLLQIAERLKTALPRGAEAARLGGDEFAVLLPVCESATGAMRTARALVAELSSPLDLDGLTLVLEASAGVALYPDHALDAEGLLRRADIAMYQAKRDRTGVEVYESKRDSNTPDRLGLLGDLRRALDAGDVELHYQPKVRFDGQVAGLEALVRWVHPERGSVAPDEFIAIAESSGLMPHLTEYVLDTALAQVARWRAQGLFVPVAVNVSPRDVHTPGFAGAVAARLARHGVPAGALQLEITEHVLLEDPQRAADTLAGLTSHGVKMSLDDFGTGYSSLVHLRRLPVSELKIDRSFVARLAVDHEDAEIVRCTVDLAHSLGLLVVAEGVEDDETWERLRGLGCDAVQGWLVAAAMPPAEATAWLLARGDTGWRRPADTAAAQAEAEAGRASGQPVQ; this is translated from the coding sequence ATGGCAGGGGGGCCATCGCGCGCACGGGCACCGCCGGCTGTGAGAGGGACGGGCATGAAACCGACCGAGAGCACCGCCCCGGCCGTGAGGCTGCGCGGGTTCACGGGCTTTTCGTCCAGGCTGACGGCCGTCGTCACCGGCCTCGCGGGCGTGGCCCTCGCCACCGGCTTCTCCCGCGCGCTCCAACGGGGCGACGCGCTGTTCCCCGGCGCGACGACGGGCTGGTCGCTCGCCGTCCTCAGCGGCGTCATCGTCGGCCATCTCGTCGCGCTCGGCCGTGAGCGCTGGTGGGGCGGCACCGGCTCCGGAGCCGCCCTCACCATCGCCGTCCTGCTCCTGTACGGCTGGCTGCCGGCCGCGCTGGTCAGCCTGGCCGTGGTGGTCCTGGTCGGCGCCGCGCGCCGCGACCGCTGGCGCCAAGGCGTGCTGCACGGCGCCGTGGACGTGCTGGGAGCGGGAGCGGCGGGCCTGGTGCTCGCCGTGTTCGGCGTCGTCCCCTCCGTCGCCGAGCCGTGGTGGCCCACCCGGTGGAGCGTCACCACGGTCCCCGAAATCGTCCTGGCCGCCGGGGCCTATCTGCTGTGCACCAGGACCCTGCTCTGGTACGCGCTCGCCCCCCGCGGCGGTCTGCCGACGGTGGCCCGCACCGCTCTGCTCCGCCAGGGTCTCGTCGCGATCGCCCTGCTCGGCATCGCCCCGCTGATCTGCGTCGTCGCCATGGCCGTACCCATCCTGCTGCCCCTGTTCGCGGTGCCGCTCGTCGCCCTGGACTCCACGCTCTGGATCGCCCGCGCCCGCGCCGAGGAACAGCTGCGCGACCCGCTGACCGGGCTGCCCAACCGGCAGTGGCTCCTGGAGCGCACCTGGGCGGCGCTTGAGCAGGCCGAGAACAGTGCCACCCGTTCGGCCCTCGTCCTGATCGACCTCGACCGTTTTCGTTCGGTCAACGACACCCTGGGCCACCTCGCCGGGGACCGCCTCCTCCTCCAGATAGCCGAACGGCTCAAGACCGCTCTGCCGCGTGGCGCGGAGGCCGCGAGGCTGGGCGGCGACGAGTTCGCCGTGCTGCTGCCCGTGTGCGAGTCCGCCACCGGGGCCATGCGCACCGCCCGGGCCCTGGTGGCCGAGCTGTCCTCGCCGCTCGACCTCGACGGACTGACCCTCGTCCTTGAGGCCAGCGCCGGCGTCGCCCTCTACCCCGACCACGCCCTCGACGCGGAAGGACTGCTGCGCCGGGCCGACATCGCGATGTACCAGGCCAAGCGCGACCGTACGGGCGTGGAGGTCTACGAGTCCAAGCGGGACTCCAACACCCCGGACCGGCTCGGCCTGTTGGGGGATCTGCGGCGCGCGCTCGACGCCGGGGACGTGGAGCTGCACTACCAGCCCAAGGTGCGGTTCGACGGGCAGGTGGCGGGACTTGAGGCGCTGGTGCGCTGGGTGCATCCCGAGCGCGGGAGCGTCGCTCCGGACGAGTTCATCGCCATCGCCGAGTCGAGCGGGCTCATGCCGCACCTGACGGAGTACGTCCTGGACACCGCGCTCGCGCAGGTCGCGCGCTGGCGCGCCCAGGGCCTGTTCGTGCCGGTCGCCGTCAATGTCTCCCCGCGCGACGTCCACACTCCCGGGTTCGCGGGGGCCGTCGCCGCGCGGCTGGCCCGGCACGGGGTACCGGCCGGGGCGCTGCAACTGGAGATCACCGAACACGTCCTGCTCGAGGACCCGCAGCGGGCCGCCGACACCCTCGCCGGGCTGACCAGCCACGGCGTGAAGATGTCCCTGGACGACTTCGGCACGGGCTACTCCTCCCTGGTCCACCTGCGGCGGCTGCCGGTCAGCGAGCTGAAGATCGACCGGTCCTTCGTGGCCCGGCTCGCCGTCGACCACGAGGACGCGGAGATCGTGCGCTGCACCGTCGACCTCGCCCATTCGCTCGGGCTGCTCGTCGTCGCCGAGGGGGTCGAGGACGACGAGACGTGGGAGCGGCTGCGGGGGCTCGGCTGCGACGCGGTGCAGGGGTGGCTGGTCGCCGCCGCGATGCCGCCGGCCGAGGCGACGGCGTGGCTGCTGGCGCGGGGGGACACGGGATGGCGCCGGCCGGCCGACACGGCGGCCGCGCAGGCCGAGGCGGAAGCGGGCCGGGCGTCGGGCCAGCCCGTCCAGTGA
- the gatC gene encoding Asp-tRNA(Asn)/Glu-tRNA(Gln) amidotransferase subunit GatC — translation MPGITREEVAHLARLARLELKGEELDHFAGQLDDIIGAVARVSEVADQDVPPTSHPLPLTNVMRADEVRPSLTPAQALSGAPAQEQQRFKVPQILGED, via the coding sequence ATGCCTGGCATTACGCGCGAGGAGGTCGCCCACCTCGCCCGGCTGGCGCGTCTGGAGCTGAAGGGCGAAGAGCTCGACCACTTCGCCGGACAGCTCGACGACATCATCGGCGCGGTCGCCCGCGTCTCCGAGGTCGCCGACCAAGACGTACCCCCGACCTCCCACCCGCTGCCGCTGACCAACGTCATGCGCGCGGACGAGGTCCGTCCGTCGCTCACCCCCGCGCAGGCGCTCTCCGGCGCCCCGGCCCAGGAGCAGCAGCGTTTCAAGGTGCCGCAGATCCTGGGGGAGGACTAA
- the gatA gene encoding Asp-tRNA(Asn)/Glu-tRNA(Gln) amidotransferase subunit GatA has translation MTDIIKLTAADTAAKIAAGELTAVEVTEAHLARIEAVDEKVHAFLHVDREGALAQARAVDAKRAAGEKLGPLAGVPLALKDIFTTEGVPTTAGSKILEGWIPPYDATLTKRLKDADVVILGKTNMDEFAMGSSTENSAYGPTGNPWDLTRIPGGSGGGSSAALASYEAPLAIGTDTGGSIRQPAAVTGTVGVKPTYGAVSRYGMVAFSSSLDQGGPCARTVLDAALLHEVIAGHDPLDSTSIDAPVPPVVEAARNGSVSGMRVGVVKQFSGEGYQAGVVQRFNESVELLKSLGAEIVELDCPSFDLALSAYYLIAPSECSSNLARFDAMRYGLRVGDDGTKSAEDVTALTREAGFGDEVKRRIILGTYALSSGYYDAYYGSAQKVRTLITRDFEKAFEQVDVIVSPTTPTTAFPIGERADDPMAMYLADLCTIPTNMAGNAAMSLPCGLAPEDGLPVGLQIIAPAMKDDRLYKVGAAVEAAFVEKWGHPLLEEAPSL, from the coding sequence ATGACGGACATCATCAAGCTCACCGCGGCCGACACCGCCGCGAAGATCGCGGCCGGTGAACTCACCGCCGTCGAGGTCACCGAGGCCCACCTGGCGCGCATCGAGGCCGTCGACGAGAAGGTCCACGCCTTCCTGCACGTCGACCGCGAGGGCGCGCTCGCGCAGGCCCGCGCCGTCGACGCCAAGCGCGCGGCCGGCGAGAAGCTGGGCCCGCTGGCCGGCGTCCCGCTGGCCCTGAAGGACATCTTCACCACCGAGGGCGTCCCGACCACCGCCGGCTCCAAGATCCTCGAAGGCTGGATCCCGCCGTACGACGCGACGCTCACCAAGCGCCTCAAGGACGCCGACGTCGTCATCCTCGGCAAGACCAACATGGACGAGTTCGCCATGGGGTCCTCCACCGAGAACAGCGCGTACGGCCCGACGGGCAACCCGTGGGACCTGACCCGCATCCCCGGCGGCTCCGGCGGCGGCTCCTCCGCGGCCCTCGCCTCCTACGAGGCCCCGCTCGCCATCGGCACGGACACCGGCGGCTCGATCCGCCAGCCCGCCGCCGTCACCGGCACCGTCGGCGTCAAGCCGACCTACGGCGCGGTCTCCCGCTACGGCATGGTGGCGTTCAGCAGCAGCCTCGACCAGGGCGGCCCCTGCGCCCGTACGGTCCTGGACGCGGCGCTGCTGCACGAGGTCATCGCCGGGCACGACCCGCTCGACTCGACGTCCATCGACGCGCCGGTCCCGCCGGTCGTCGAGGCCGCCCGCAACGGCAGCGTCTCGGGCATGCGCGTCGGCGTCGTCAAGCAGTTCTCCGGCGAGGGCTACCAGGCCGGTGTCGTCCAGCGCTTCAACGAGTCCGTCGAGCTCCTGAAGTCGCTCGGCGCCGAGATCGTCGAGCTGGACTGCCCCTCCTTCGACCTGGCGCTCTCCGCGTACTACCTGATCGCGCCGTCCGAGTGCTCCTCCAACCTGGCCCGCTTCGACGCCATGCGCTACGGCCTGCGGGTCGGCGACGACGGCACGAAGTCCGCCGAGGACGTCACCGCCCTGACCCGCGAGGCCGGCTTCGGCGACGAGGTCAAGCGCCGCATCATCCTCGGTACGTACGCGCTGAGCTCCGGCTACTACGACGCGTACTACGGCTCCGCCCAGAAGGTCCGCACGCTCATCACGCGCGACTTCGAGAAGGCCTTCGAGCAGGTCGACGTGATCGTCTCGCCGACCACGCCCACCACCGCCTTCCCGATCGGCGAGCGCGCCGACGACCCGATGGCGATGTACCTCGCGGACCTGTGCACCATCCCGACCAACATGGCGGGCAATGCCGCCATGTCGCTGCCCTGCGGCCTCGCGCCCGAGGACGGCCTGCCGGTCGGGCTCCAGATCATCGCCCCCGCCATGAAGGACGACCGCCTGTACAAGGTGGGCGCCGCCGTCGAGGCCGCCTTCGTGGAAAAGTGGGGACACCCGCTGCTCGAGGAGGCTCCGTCGCTGTGA
- the gatB gene encoding Asp-tRNA(Asn)/Glu-tRNA(Gln) amidotransferase subunit GatB, whose amino-acid sequence MTVTDLVSYEDALASYDPVMGLEVHVELGTKTKMFCGCSTELGAEPNAQTCPTCLGLPGSLPVVNAIGVESAVKIGLALNCEIAEWCRFARKNYFYPDMPKNFQTSQYDEPIAFNGYLDVQLEDGEIFRVEIERAHMEEDTGKSLHVGGATGRIHGASHSLLDYNRAGIPLIEIVTKPIEGAGERAPEVAKAYVAELRELIKALGVSEARMDKGQMRCDVNLSLRPHGVEKFGTRSETKNVNSLRSVERAARFEIQRHAAVLSSGGTIVQETRHFHEEDGSTTAGRIKDNAEDYRYFPEPDLVPVAPARAWVEELRAGLPEMPRARRNRLREEWGVSEHDMQSMLNAGAVDPIVATIEAGADAAGARKWWMGELARNANERGVALDELPVTPAQVARVVALVAAGDLNDKLARQVIEGVLAGEGDPDAVVEKRGLKVVSDEGALGAAVDEAIASNAAIADKIRGGKVQAVGALVGAVMKTTRGQADAARVKELILERLGVEG is encoded by the coding sequence GTGACCGTCACTGATCTGGTCTCGTACGAGGACGCCCTCGCGTCGTACGACCCCGTCATGGGCCTCGAGGTCCATGTCGAACTCGGCACCAAGACCAAGATGTTCTGCGGCTGCTCGACCGAGCTGGGCGCCGAGCCCAACGCGCAGACCTGCCCCACCTGCCTCGGCCTGCCCGGCTCGCTGCCGGTCGTCAACGCGATCGGCGTCGAGTCGGCCGTCAAGATCGGTCTCGCGCTGAACTGCGAGATCGCCGAGTGGTGCCGCTTCGCCCGGAAGAACTACTTCTATCCGGACATGCCGAAGAACTTCCAGACCTCGCAGTACGACGAGCCGATCGCCTTCAACGGCTATCTGGACGTCCAGCTGGAGGACGGCGAAATCTTCCGCGTGGAGATCGAGCGCGCCCACATGGAGGAGGACACCGGCAAGTCGCTGCACGTCGGTGGCGCGACGGGCCGCATCCACGGCGCCTCGCACTCGCTGCTCGACTACAACCGCGCCGGCATCCCGCTCATCGAGATCGTCACCAAGCCGATCGAGGGCGCGGGCGAGCGGGCCCCCGAGGTCGCCAAGGCGTACGTGGCCGAGCTGCGTGAGCTCATCAAGGCGCTCGGTGTCTCCGAGGCCCGGATGGACAAGGGCCAGATGCGCTGCGACGTGAACCTGTCGCTGCGCCCGCACGGCGTCGAGAAGTTCGGCACCCGTTCGGAGACGAAGAACGTCAACTCGCTCCGGTCGGTGGAGCGGGCGGCCCGCTTCGAGATCCAGCGGCACGCGGCCGTGCTGTCCTCGGGCGGCACGATCGTGCAGGAGACCCGGCACTTCCACGAGGAGGACGGGTCCACCACCGCCGGCCGCATCAAGGACAACGCCGAGGACTACCGCTACTTCCCCGAGCCGGACCTGGTGCCGGTGGCTCCCGCGCGCGCGTGGGTCGAGGAGCTGCGGGCGGGCCTGCCGGAGATGCCGCGGGCGCGGCGCAACCGGCTCCGCGAGGAGTGGGGTGTGTCCGAGCACGACATGCAGTCGATGCTCAACGCGGGCGCCGTCGATCCGATCGTCGCGACGATCGAGGCGGGGGCGGACGCGGCGGGTGCGCGCAAGTGGTGGATGGGCGAGCTCGCCCGTAACGCCAACGAGCGCGGTGTCGCCCTGGACGAGCTGCCCGTCACGCCGGCGCAGGTCGCGCGGGTCGTGGCGCTGGTCGCCGCGGGTGACCTCAACGACAAGCTGGCCCGTCAGGTCATCGAGGGTGTCCTCGCGGGTGAGGGCGATCCCGACGCGGTCGTGGAGAAGCGCGGCCTGAAGGTCGTCTCCGACGAGGGTGCGCTGGGTGCGGCCGTCGACGAGGCGATCGCGTCCAACGCGGCCATCGCGGACAAGATCCGCGGTGGCAAGGTGCAGGCCGTCGGGGCGCTGGTCGGTGCGGTCATGAAGACCACGCGTGGGCAGGCGGATGCGGCGCGCGTCAAGGAGCTCATCCTGGAACGCCTGGGCGTCGAGGGCTGA